DNA from Clarias gariepinus isolate MV-2021 ecotype Netherlands chromosome 23, CGAR_prim_01v2, whole genome shotgun sequence:
TTCTCCAGGAGGGCtagtccacaaaatattttacaagtgcatacagtacattcaacaTCTACGAACAGGCAAAGACGCTTATTTTCACACATCAAGACAAACAGTAAACTTTAATAAACTTAAGTTTTCTTGAACGCCTATATCTCCAGATACTCGTCTTTATTTGTTACTAGAAGaatgatgaaaaacaaaaaccactATCAGTAAACACAAAGAGGTATCTGCTTATGTGTAAGGAAAAAGAGCATGGAtttaaatagaaagaaaaaaaaaaacactgcctgAAAATGTGAAAGTCTGTACTACAGGAGACCCAGTGGAGaaggcatttctttttttttttttttttgtttgccaaCAATTATTTTTACAGGTGGACTTCATTGGCGGATTCTTCTTAGGTGAATAAGTTCCATCCGTGCccaatgtatttttaattcctTATGAGttcatgtaatattaaaatggcTAGTGGCTGTTCACTGGTACTGTCTATAGTCACCAAAGGATGGGGCAGACATTGAGGGTGCTTCTTCTGCAAATTGTGGacctgagaaagaaaaaaaaatatattttttgtaatttatttcaaaaagtaAAGGTCTTATTATAGATGCATAACACAAAGTAAAATACTTCATTTCTGGCTTTAATTTGAATTATTATGGCTTATagctcctaaaaaaaaaaaaaaaaaaaaatccgttgTCTGAAAATATCAGAATATTTGATCTTGAgtttaagtaaattattatgcatactgtataaatactgtGTCTCTCTCAGTCTAGCTCAGTACACACAACCGCAATTATGGGAAGGACTActgacagttgtccagaagatggcAATCTACACGTTCCACAAGGACGGTAAGCCACAGAAGTCACTGCTGAAAGGGCTAGCTGttcacagagtgctgtatccaagCGTGCTCATGGAAAGTATGCTGGGAGGGAAAGATTTGGTAGGAAAAGGTGCATAAGCAAAAATGATGATCACAGTCTCAAGTCAAGCAAAGCCAATTCAAGAACCTGGGAGAGGAAGTAGCATGAGGCTGGACTTATGGACTAGAGGCTCCATGTACAGACGCCTTAAGAAATTGTTCTAAAGTTTTCTGTTGATTTCCTGGTATCAAGCCATTCCTGAACCAAAGACAAGGTCAGAAGCATCTTCCAAGTTCAAAGTCCTTTAGACACAGACCAAATGAAAGTACATTTTGCAATTCTTTTGGAAATCCAGGTCCCAGAGCCTAGAGGAAGAATGGGAGAGGCATAGTCCAGtttgaagtttccacagtctgtgaTAATTTAGGGTGCCATATCATCACCTGACCTAAaacccatagagaatctatggatTACTGTCAAGAGGAAAATGATAAACATCCAAAGCAACCTGGTATTCAATAACTGCCCGATCAGTTCCGTGCCATGCTTGGTGTAGGAGTCTGTGTTAAAGGAGCACTGACCAAGTACAGAGTGCATAAGTGAACATATTTTTCAGAAGTTTCTGCACATTTTCAGcacatttctgtattgtaaatcaTTACTTGATTGATCTTAGTAAAATATCTTAAGATAcgtatcgttttttttttttttttcatgagctgtaagccataatcatcaaacaTTAAATTGAAATGATGCTTTTTACATCTTTTTAGAtgcttttttactttacatttaatgAATCCGAGTACgcaagtttcacttttttaattgaatattcACAATATTCCGATTTTCTGAGATACATAAATATATGTACTCACCAGTTGGGAGTTGTGATGAAGCAAACCTTGTGAGTAGGATTCCAGCACCTTCTATTAAAGCTAACAGTATGCCGCCCATAGCTGCAGAACCAACCATAGCTACAGGCCCGTCTAAAGATAAAGAAATTTAATCAGCACcgactttattaaaaaagaaaaaaaaaaaaaaagatagtaaATAGGTCAACTATATACTTACTTCTTGCAGCAAGAATAGCACCCGTCATGGCACCACTAGTTATTGAATTCCACGGGTCCTCTTTTCCGCGCACTTTTACTAAGCCGCAGTCAATCATTGAGAAAAGTCCACCCCATACAGCGAAGCTTCCTGTAACAGTCAGATTTTTGCTATGTTtgcatttcaaaataataaaccttttatACAGCTCACATTTTActtggctgcatttctttaCCTAGTACAGAGAATTTTTTGCATTAGTAAATTAAATGGTCACTTTTACATGCAAAATGTTATTAACTGAAGtattaagaaaataatcaattaatgaACTAAAAATTGGGTTTGACATATGTTGATTAATTAGGATCTGGATAATGCATTTAGtgctttttattactttttcgaTTCTTCCCAGCACATTAATGCATCTGTGCAATTCCTGGCATCATAAACACTAGGCTTGGACTTACAATACAGGTGGAACTGAAAACAGAATTGGTCTGAAATGCTGCAGGTTAGAACAGCTTTTGTACTGGCTTAAAAATCCTCAGCAGATTATTGAAGCAAGtgatattttattatcattgaCAAAGCTTGACTTAAGATTACCTTTCATTATGTGACGGCAAAGAATTACAAAACTTGCACATACATGGTACTAA
Protein-coding regions in this window:
- the timm17a gene encoding mitochondrial import inner membrane translocase subunit Tim17-A; this translates as MEEYAREPCPWRIVDDCGGAFTMGAIGGGIFQAVKGFRNSPSGMNHRLRGSLTAIKTRAPQLGGSFAVWGGLFSMIDCGLVKVRGKEDPWNSITSGAMTGAILAARNGPVAMVGSAAMGGILLALIEGAGILLTRFASSQLPTGPQFAEEAPSMSAPSFGDYRQYQ